The DNA segment agagaaatgtgtatTACATTTTTGTGTTagatatatatttgtttatttgttcGATTTGTTAAAATATGGAAAaactgaaggggtctgaatactttccgaatgcactgtatatatagtatTTTTTATAGTATTATAGCTACTACTTGTATTATTGTCACTGTTGTTTTCATAATTTGTGTGTCACTTTTCTGTGGCAACATTTACCTTGGGTTTCATTTCATTAAAGTATATTGAATTTAATTTAATGAATTTGAGAAcgtgagagtgagagatagaaagagagagaaagactatttaaataaaattaaatatataaaaaaatcctTGCTTTTTCACTTTTGCCTGTTTTATTCCCTCCATATTTTCTGAAGGTTCATCTCCGTCAGCCTGGTCTCCATTCCCCCATACCCTTAGACATGGTTCCTAACTCTGTTGACGACAAGTACAAACGCTGCACTGAAAAAATGTACAAGAAGGTGCAGGAGGAGTATCTTCCAAATGAAAACTCCACTGTAGGGATCTTCAAACAAGCCTGGATGAAAGCAGAAAGATGTGCAAAAAATGTGACGCAACGATTCGAAAAGGACAAGTCCAAGTACAATTCTAAAGACAAACTTACACATGATCATATCAAGGCTATCTGTGCTTACACAGCAGAGAAACCTGACATATACTCAGTGTTCAACCAAGCAGTTCGGACCAATAGAACAGAGTACACAACCTCCTTCCACTTCCACTCCCTGCATTTCCTGCTGACTGACGCCATTCGCCTCCTGAAACTTAACCAACCGGGCTGTCACACCACATATCGAAGAACCAAAGTGGAGTTTGTCAGTAAAGTTAACAAAGTAATTAGATTTGGCTTCTTTGCCTCCAGTTCCCTCGACAAGGAAATTAGTAAAAACAAATTTGGAGACAAGTCTTGCTTTGAGATAAAGACATGTTTTGGCGCTGACCTGAAGTCCTTCCCCAAAATGGGGAATCATGAAAAGGAGGTGTTGATTCCACCGTATGAAGTGTTCAAAGTTACTGCTGTGCTGAAGAAAGAAAATGATAGAAACCTTTGGTGTGATGTTGTGTACAAACTAAAAAATATCAAAGCCCCCAGGAGTAACCTGAATTGCAAACTTTTTAAGAAAACAGTTATTCATTAAGAAAATCTCTTGATCTTGAGTCATTGATTTAAATGATCTTTAGGGACAAACATCCAGGCTTCTTATCCTCTTAAAGCTAAAAAATGTGTTTTCAGTGTCTAAAGATTTCATTGTAATAAGGTAAATTCATTGGTTGATGTTACATACAAACCTCATTCTGACTACCTGAAATAGTGATTATTAAGATGTTTGAACTAACCTGTGTATCAGACTCCATAGGAGACTTTAAAGAACTTCTATGCCTTCTGCAGCTTGTTTCAACATGAATAAAGAAAATCATTGAGCTTGACTACTGTATGTCTTGTCCTTTTAGTTTTCACTTTCACAGTACTACATTTAGACAGTCTGAAGTTATAACATTACATGGGCCACTGATTAAGATGTAATATAACATGACACAAGTTGAATTGTCCAATAAAGTGATACTGGAGACTACCGATTGGTGGGGGAATATTTACTGTACTGTCTTGCTTTGTGTAGCAGCATCACTCAATGGGTTACAACAATTACAACAAATGACTAAATACTACAACAAACTCTCCACCCTCCTGAACATTTTGTCTCCAATAAGAGGGAAATCAGAGAGGAAAATAAGAACTGGGTAGAGAAAGAGCAACGGAGAAAGAAGCCTACAAGCGGTACTTAGCATATCCGGTAATACACTTATTTCAACTTCACAAAAAACCCTACTCCGATTGGCCCACTGGTATCACCAGCTAATTCTCACAAGAGGTGGGGCCCCGCCCCTGCCGTCCTTGATTGGTTCCGAAGTTTTGACCTAGTGCTATTTTCCTTATTCCCTGAAAGTTTATTAATTTATTATTTGGTCGGTTGATTGATCGACAGATCGAACAGTCAAAGGATTGATTAGTGGTATATTGGCAATCAGTATTCCAGGCCTGAATCAGTCTCTGATTAGAGGAGAAGGATGATGAGCTTTAAGGAACTTTCTGTACTGTTACGCATTCACACAAACACTTTTTCTCAGTATCAGCAGTGTCTTTACAGTTATTAGTCATGTTCACACATGGCTCAGATGGAAAGAATTGTGAACAAACAATTCTCAGAAGCCTTGTGGTGTGAATcctgcctgtgtatgtgtgtgtgtgtgtgtgtgtgtgtgtgtgtgtgtgtgtgtgtgtgtgtgtgtgtgtgtgtgtgtgtgtgtgtgtgtgtgtgtgttagaatgtGACCTCTATTGATCTGTGTGAACACACATCCCTCTACAGATATGCCTGCTGGATTAGGTGCTACAGTATCTAGACAGTGGCTGGACTCCAGCATAAACTACACATTCATCAGCTATGTTCTCAAACAGTAAGGCCACGTCCAAATAGTCTCAATCTGCTCCCTTCCTTTCCTTGTCTCGTTTCCTTGTCTGTTTTCCTTTGTAAACACCACACCATATGACTGTAATATGATGGAACTCTATCAACCTACCATGTCTCTCACATCTCAGTCATGACAAAGGAATGGTAACAAACATAACCAGCAGTATTTGAATATTGGGACACTGTCTAAATCATACCCTGGACTCTGGTGAGAGAACcctgaaaaacaaacaaacactaaTGTACCCAGAGGCCTTCAGGGCAGTGTTCCCCAAACTCGGTTGTCGGGACCCCAAGGAGTGCACTTTTTGGTTTTTGCAAGAACACGACACAgctgtttcaaatgatcaaacCTTGACGATTAGTTGAATAAACTGTATAGAGCTAGGGGAAAAACCCCAAATGTGCACCCTTTGGGACCCGTGGACCGAGTTTGGGGAATGCCACTTTAGTGTCTTGACATGGTGCATTCCTCACAGCAGCCAGAAGAGGGCAGGATTTAATTCAACCAGCAATAGGAATGATTGACAGACAAAGCTTAGTCTAGGCCAGGGGTAAGCAACCCTATTTCTTGAGTGCAGCAAGTACTGCAGGATTATGTCCCAACCTGGcaccatactgtacagtatatgtgtgagTATGTGAAGGGAAAGgtaatacctagtcagttgcacaactgaatgcattcaaccaaaatgtgtatTCCACATTTAAACCAACCCTTCTGAAtgagagaggtgcagggggctacCTTAATCAACGTTATCGGCACCCGGGGAGCTATGTGTGAACATGACTAACATCAGCAACACCACTGCTGATACTGAGAAAAAGTGTGTGTACTGTGTTAAGGGGGTTGTGGTTTGAGGGGTACTTGTGCCTGTAGGTGTCTGTTCTCAGCAAGAGAGGAGGGACTGTGAAAATACCACAAGACCACTGGTATAACAAGGCTTCCTGAAAGCTGGACATTGCTGTGATGCATTTCATCCAGGATTGGACTTTGGGTGTGGACTCCAAgatggtgttcaaccttcccaagttctctcacgtcaccccgctcctccgctctctccactggcttccagttgaagctcgcatccgctacaagaccatggtgcttgcctacggagctgtgaggggaacggcacctccgtaccttcaggctctgatcaggccctacacccaaacaagggcactgcgttcatccacctctggcctgctcgcctccctacctctgaggaagcacagttcccgctcagcccaatcaaaactgttcgctgctctggcaccccaatggtggaacaagctccctcacgatgccaggacagcggagtcaaccaccaccttccggagacacctgaaaccccacctctttaaggaatacctgggataggataaagtaatccttctaaccaccccccccccctttaaaagatttagatgcactattgtaaagtggttgttctactggatattataggtgaatgcaccaatttgtaagtcgctctggataagagcgtctgctaaatgacttaaatgtaaatgtaatggtaagACACTACACTATTTAGACGGCACATGAgaacgaaagaaaataaatcaacaacgagagagagagagagaattgaaattaaatttaaaaaatgatattTATTCCCTCCATATTGTCTGAAGGTTCATCTCCATCAGCCTGGTCTCCATTCCCCCATACCCTTAGACATGGTCCCTAACTCTGTTGACGACAAGTACAAACGCTGCACTGAAAAAATGTACAAGAAGGTGCAGGAGGAATACCTTCCAAATGAAAACCCCACCGAAGGGATCTTCAAACAAGCCTGGATGAAGGCAGAAGGATGTGCAACTATTGAGAAAGTGAAGAAACGATTCCAAAAGGACAAGTCCAACGACAATCCTGAAGAACTTACACATGATCATATTAAGGCTATCTGTGCTTACACAGCAGAGGAACCTGAGATATACTCAGTGTTCAACCAAGCAGTCCGGAGCAATAGAACAGAGTACACCACCTCCTTCCAGTTCCACTCCCTGCATTTCCTGCTGACTGATGCTCTCCGCCTCCTGAAAGAAAACCAACCAGGCTGTCACACCACATACCGGAGAACCAACATGTCAGTAAAAGTTAACAAAGTAATCAGATTCGGCTTCTTTGCCTCCAGCTCTCTCGACAAGGGAATTAGTAAAAGATTTGGAGACAAGTCTTGCTTTGAGATAACAACGTGTTTTGGCGCTGAGCTGAAGTCCTTCCCAGTGTTGGGGAATCATGAAAAGGAGGTGTTGATTCCACCGTATGAAGTGTTCAATGTTACTGCTGTGCTGAAGAAAGAAAATGATAGAAACCTTTGGTGTGATGTGTACAAACTAAAAAATATCAAAGCCCCCAGGAGTAACCTGAATTGCAAACTTTTTAAGAAAACAATTATTCATTAAGAAAATCTCTTGATCTTGAGTCATTGATTTAAATGATCTTTAGGGACAAACATCCAGGCTTCTTATCCTCTTAAAGCTAAAAAATGTGTTTTCAGTGTCTAAAGATTTCATTGTAATAAGGTAAATTCATTGGTTGATGTTACATACAAACCTCATTCTGACTACCTGAAATAGTGAATATTAAGATGTTTGTATTAACCTGTGTATCAGACTCCATAGGAGACTTTAAAACACTTATATGCCTTCTGCAGCTTGTTTCAACATGAATAAAGAAAATCATTGAGCTTGACTACAGTATGTCTTGTCCTTTTAGTTTTCACCTTCACAGTACTACATTTAGACAGTCTGAAGTTATAACATTACATGGGCCACTGATTAAGATGTAATATAACATGACACAAGTTGAATTGTCCAATAAAGTGATCCTGGAAACTATCGATTGGTGGGGGAATATTTACTGTAATTTCTTTATTTGTGGAGCAACAGCAAACAATGGGTTACAACAATTACAACAAAATACTAAATATTACAACATACTCCCCCCTGGACATTCTGTCTCCTATAAGGGGGAAATCAGAAAGGACAATAAGAattgggtagagggagggagagcgagagagacagtgcAACAGAGAAAGAAGTCTACAAGCGGTACCTGGTTTATCCGGTAATACATTAACTTCAATTAAGTCAATTCTGGACGTCTCTTCACAAAGCGCCCCGCCCTGATTGGCCAAAAGTCATGTCACACATCACCAGCTGATTCTCATAGCAGGTGGGGCAACGCCCCTGCAATCCATGATTAGCTCCGAAGTTTATACTAGGGGCCTCAAGGTTTGCCATAGTGCCATTTTACTTATTCCCTAAAAGTTGAtaaattgattggtt comes from the Salmo trutta chromosome 4, fSalTru1.1, whole genome shotgun sequence genome and includes:
- the LOC115190619 gene encoding NAD(P)(+)--arginine ADP-ribosyltransferase 1-like: MARHKILTFTVLYFIQAWTLGVDSKMVHLRQPGLHSPIPLDMVPNSVDDKYKRCTEKMYKKVQEEYLPNENSTVGIFKQAWMKAERCAKNVTQRFEKDKSKYNSKDKLTHDHIKAICAYTAEKPDIYSVFNQAVRTNRTEYTTSFHFHSLHFLLTDAIRLLKLNQPGCHTTYRRTKVEFVSKVNKVIRFGFFASSSLDKEISKNKFGDKSCFEIKTCFGADLKSFPKMGNHEKEVLIPPYEVFKVTAVLKKENDRNLWCDVVYKLKNIKAPRSNLNCKLFKKTVIH
- the LOC115191573 gene encoding erythroblast NAD(P)(+)--arginine ADP-ribosyltransferase-like — its product is MTNISNTTADTEKKCVYCVKGVVLDIAVMHFIQDWTLGVDSKMVHLHQPGLHSPIPLDMVPNSVDDKYKRCTEKMYKKVQEEYLPNENPTEGIFKQAWMKAEGCATIEKVKKRFQKDKSNDNPEELTHDHIKAICAYTAEEPEIYSVFNQAVRSNRTEYTTSFQFHSLHFLLTDALRLLKENQPGCHTTYRRTNMSVKVNKVIRFGFFASSSLDKGISKRFGDKSCFEITTCFGAELKSFPVLGNHEKEVLIPPYEVFNVTAVLKKENDRNLWCDVYKLKNIKAPRSNLNCKLFKKTIIH